Proteins co-encoded in one Candidatus Spechtbacterales bacterium genomic window:
- a CDS encoding DUF58 domain-containing protein, which produces MPTPRKEDLEAIFEKSRMSLTLEPHSPKSTRYGDWDSDYLGEGFDFEEFREFRPGDNPRRIHAVMSSRMGKDMVIRYREPREARLLIVLDITPSMFLRDKFRMAYAAMSMVFISASDIHMPVALWAVANDYELEATFPFTNEHMYFFEDIVSGKVEASDSYFCVERSGELSLDNWREALPGGSFVFVVSDFLGKKDNFQTLLDDELGDYYVIPVVVQDDQEYTFPEINSRGVSITFGDAEGLESETLWVDKKTSADVRDTHEKRFTDLRELFREKYLSYAHLKVFDLKNINSSIEDALQGAYPPA; this is translated from the coding sequence ATGCCTACGCCACGTAAGGAAGACCTGGAAGCCATTTTTGAAAAATCAAGAATGTCTCTCACCCTTGAACCGCACTCTCCAAAAAGCACCAGATATGGTGACTGGGACAGTGATTATCTTGGAGAGGGATTTGATTTTGAGGAATTTAGGGAGTTTCGTCCCGGCGACAACCCCAGGCGCATACACGCCGTAATGAGTTCGCGCATGGGCAAGGACATGGTAATTAGATACAGAGAGCCACGCGAGGCCCGCTTACTTATTGTTTTGGACATAACGCCTTCAATGTTTTTGCGCGATAAGTTTAGAATGGCTTACGCCGCTATGAGTATGGTATTTATTTCTGCATCTGATATACACATGCCGGTTGCGCTTTGGGCTGTTGCAAATGACTACGAGTTAGAGGCAACATTCCCTTTTACCAATGAGCATATGTATTTTTTTGAGGATATAGTATCCGGAAAAGTAGAAGCTTCAGATAGCTATTTCTGCGTCGAACGCTCCGGGGAGCTTTCGCTGGATAACTGGCGAGAGGCTTTACCCGGAGGTTCGTTTGTCTTTGTTGTCTCAGATTTTCTTGGAAAAAAAGACAATTTTCAGACACTTCTTGATGACGAATTGGGAGATTATTATGTGATTCCCGTTGTTGTGCAGGATGACCAGGAATATACTTTTCCCGAAATAAATTCCCGGGGAGTAAGCATTACCTTTGGAGATGCCGAGGGTTTAGAATCAGAAACCCTTTGGGTAGACAAAAAAACATCCGCCGATGTAAGGGATACTCATGAGAAAAGATTTACAGATTTAAGGGAGTTGTTTAGAGAAAAATATCTTTCATACGCTCATCTTAAAGTTTTTGATTTGAAAAACATAAACTCCAGCATAGAGGATGCTCTTCAAGGAGCATATCCTCCGGCATGA
- a CDS encoding MoxR family ATPase yields MAKNILELIPKIDEVISEVKKRVFGMDDVIEYAILALFAGGHIILQGVPGTAKTRLLKAVAEVLDIPFERIQMTVDLQPFDIIGSEILDRSTGKLEFRRGPIFTGILLADELNRATPKTKAALLEAMAEGQVTVMVNTGDGANERTIPLPPEFTVFATQNPLEQMGTYPLAEAERDRYLFKKIVDYVDEEFEVQIAMLSNKDEPLRKIMNSKDVLDARTAIWENVHIEEDLVRKIVRLVRNTRPELSDIPKDKLKIGASPRASQAMVRASKVLAVLRGRDYVTPSDIVELAYPIFCHRVVFANRRKEEWESILKEVLHADFKKVFEGDYNNAYAT; encoded by the coding sequence ATGGCAAAAAATATTTTGGAACTTATTCCTAAGATTGATGAGGTAATAAGTGAGGTGAAAAAACGAGTTTTCGGAATGGATGATGTTATAGAGTATGCAATCCTGGCGCTTTTCGCCGGGGGGCATATTATTCTACAAGGCGTTCCCGGAACAGCCAAAACAAGGCTTCTTAAAGCAGTAGCTGAGGTTTTAGATATTCCTTTTGAGCGTATTCAGATGACAGTTGACCTGCAGCCCTTTGATATTATCGGCTCAGAGATTTTAGACCGCTCTACCGGAAAACTTGAGTTTAGAAGAGGACCTATTTTTACAGGCATTCTTCTTGCTGATGAGTTAAACCGTGCTACTCCAAAAACAAAAGCGGCACTGCTTGAGGCCATGGCCGAAGGCCAGGTTACAGTTATGGTTAATACTGGTGACGGGGCAAATGAGCGCACAATACCGCTTCCTCCTGAGTTTACAGTCTTTGCTACACAGAACCCTCTTGAGCAGATGGGCACATACCCCTTGGCTGAAGCTGAAAGAGACAGATATCTGTTTAAAAAAATAGTGGATTACGTGGATGAAGAGTTTGAGGTACAGATTGCAATGCTTTCTAATAAAGATGAACCCTTGAGAAAGATAATGAACAGTAAAGATGTTTTGGATGCGCGGACTGCCATCTGGGAAAATGTGCACATAGAGGAAGATCTTGTGCGCAAGATTGTACGACTGGTTCGCAACACGCGACCCGAGCTTTCTGATATACCAAAAGACAAATTGAAAATTGGCGCTTCACCCAGAGCCTCTCAGGCGATGGTGAGAGCTTCTAAAGTTCTTGCTGTTTTGCGAGGCAGAGACTATGTCACACCCAGCGACATTGTTGAACTGGCTTATCCCATATTTTGCCACAGAGTTGTTTTTGCCAACCGGCGAAAGGAGGAGTGGGAGAGCATTTTGAAAGAGGTTCTCCACGCCGATTTTAAAAAGGTATTTGAAGGAGATTACAATAATGCCTACGCCACGTAA